The genomic window GCCGATGCGGTCCGCCACGCGGCGGGCGTCGTGAATGTCCGTGCCCGCGCAGCAGGCCCCGGTGCGACCCACCGCCTTGCCGTGGTCGTAAAGCTGAAGCGTGATGCCCACCACATCGTAGCCTTGGTCTTTCAGCAGCGCGGCCACGACAGACGAGTCCACCCCGCCCGACATCGCCACCACGACACGGGTTTCGGCTTCCGGCTTCTCAAATCCGAGCGAATTGGTCATCGGCGTCACGTAGCGCGCGCGAGACTTATCCACAAGGGCGGGCCCGGCAATTTTCGCCCAGCCGTGCCAAGCTTGCCGGGCGACAAGCCGCCAACACCCTCGGCAAGAATCGCCACGAACCCCCATAACCTATTGTTATTTAAGGATTTCAAAAGTTGGCCCGGCATTTGCTTATCTGTTTGGCGAATGCACGAAACGGAGCAAGCATGACCGGGTTCCTGCCCATCCTGACCGCCAGCCATGGCGCAACGCCCCAGACGGCCCCAGACGCCGTCGCCGCCCCTGCAATGGGCGCGGAGGATGCGTTTGCCGCCGTGCTGGCCGGGCTGTCCGGCACCGAAGGTGGCGCCGCACCCGCCGATACGCGGGTGCCCGGCGAAACCCAAACCGCTCTGACAGGCAAGACCAAGCGCGGCTTTGTCGTATCGACCGATCAGGTGGCCGGCTCGGCGCTGCAACGCCTAAAGCTGGCCTTCTCTGACGCTGGAACGGCAAGCAGCATCCTGTCTCTCATGCCCGCGAGCGCTCAGGCCGTTCCCGGTGCGGCGGCTGAGGCGGCCCTGCCGGACGGCATCGTGCCCGCCGGCAACGCCTCTGCCGAGATGCTGGCAGGCATTGCCCCCGGCGGCGCGCCCGATATCAAACATGCCGCCGAACACGCCGATGCGAAGCCTGATGCCACGCCGGCCGACCAGCAGGTGGCACCTGAGCTGCAACCGCAGACGCCGGCAACAACGGACACACCCGCAGCGGCAGATGCGAGCCCCCAGGCGGGTATCACAGCGCCCGTTCCTGCGGAGACGCCGCCTCTGACCGGCAAAGCCGATACGGATACGGACAGTGCACCGGAGACGGTCGAGACCGCTGATGCCGACCAAGCGGCCATGCCGGTCAATCCTGCCTACCCTGCTGTCGCCGTGGTTCAACAGGTAGTGCAGCAGCCCACCGAACCGGCTCCGCACACGCTGGTCAGCAATGCCCCGGCAATGCCGGCCGGCATTGCTGATAACGGCGCAATTCCGGCAGCGGCAGCGATGGCCCAGGCGGGTGCTCCGATGCACGGCGCCCCTGCTGCCGCTCCCGCCAAGACCGAAACGCAGCCTGAACTGAAAGGCGGCAAGAAAGACCAGGCTCAGCCGGAGCACACGCTGACCAGCAATGCCGCGCAGACCGCTGCTCCCGCCCCGGCGAGCGATACGGCTGCGCTTGCAGCCATCGCGCCCGCCGCAAGGCGCACTGCCCAAACGCCCCCGCCCGCCGCGACCGCGCCGGTAACGGGAGAGGCGCCGGCAGAAACCGCTGACGGCGCAAAAGCTGCCCATGCTGATGCGGCCGCCATCGACGCCCCGGCCCAGGGCAAAGCCAACGGTGAAAAACCTGCCAAGGTCGGCGCCTTTGATTCCCTGATGGCTCAGCTGCCCCAGCAGCCTGGCGCCGCTCCGACGGCTGAGGCGCGCGTGGCTACCGGCAAGCCTGTCGTTGCGGAGACCGGCCTGGCCGACAAGCCGATTGCGGAGATTGTCGCCGGAGCAAAAAAGCACCCAGCGGCTGAACGCGCGCGCGCCGACGAGCCCCGCGCCGATAACGCTGATACGGCCAAGCCCAAGGCTGATGTGGCCCAGGGCGCACAAACCGTCCGCCCCGCCGCCGTGACGGCGGAAGCGCCCGC from Pedomonas mirosovicensis includes these protein-coding regions:
- a CDS encoding flagellar hook-length control protein FliK — its product is MTGFLPILTASHGATPQTAPDAVAAPAMGAEDAFAAVLAGLSGTEGGAAPADTRVPGETQTALTGKTKRGFVVSTDQVAGSALQRLKLAFSDAGTASSILSLMPASAQAVPGAAAEAALPDGIVPAGNASAEMLAGIAPGGAPDIKHAAEHADAKPDATPADQQVAPELQPQTPATTDTPAAADASPQAGITAPVPAETPPLTGKADTDTDSAPETVETADADQAAMPVNPAYPAVAVVQQVVQQPTEPAPHTLVSNAPAMPAGIADNGAIPAAAAMAQAGAPMHGAPAAAPAKTETQPELKGGKKDQAQPEHTLTSNAAQTAAPAPASDTAALAAIAPAARRTAQTPPPAATAPVTGEAPAETADGAKAAHADAAAIDAPAQGKANGEKPAKVGAFDSLMAQLPQQPGAAPTAEARVATGKPVVAETGLADKPIAEIVAGAKKHPAAERARADEPRADNADTAKPKADVAQGAQTVRPAAVTAEAPAQPAAPQATTPDGLQPVSAHPAATHGTAPHATAQPHAADVVKVATPHHLPEAVSMAISRHVGNNATEFALRLDPAELGRIEVKLELGKDGQAVVHIQADNASTMDLLRRDAHVLERALADTGLRLDSGGLNFSLRQQDGQAQQQFAGESGSRSSLGQAQETALAGPEADTLQRPSRRSATGLLDLSI